A single region of the Solwaraspora sp. WMMD406 genome encodes:
- a CDS encoding hemolysin family protein: MSTGWALLISVVLLALNGFFVAAEFALVASKRYRLEQAAAGGSRAAKAALDGTRELSLMLAGAQLGITVCTLGLGALAEPAVERLVAPLLETAGLPYAASHLIAFLFALALVVFLHLVVGEMAPKSWAITHPERSALLLALPFRAFAWVSRPILSGLNAIANAVLRLFRVEPQDQLAQVHGPEELRILLEQSREHGLLPPDQHELLAKMLQLERTTVSDVMQPVHQVVSVVSTDTADRIEEQSRGSGRSRLVVFGDQGAPVGIVHVRDAVRANTVGGLTTAEALMSRPFTLPASATVTEAVAAMRADQAQLALVTNGSGADRPIGFVALEDLLEEVIGEFDDETDTVPRGRRMR; the protein is encoded by the coding sequence GTGAGTACCGGCTGGGCCCTGCTGATCTCGGTGGTGTTGCTGGCGTTGAACGGGTTCTTCGTCGCCGCCGAGTTCGCCCTGGTGGCGAGCAAACGGTACCGCCTGGAGCAGGCGGCGGCGGGGGGCAGCCGGGCCGCAAAGGCGGCCCTCGACGGGACCCGGGAACTGTCCTTGATGCTGGCCGGCGCACAGCTCGGCATCACCGTCTGCACCCTCGGCCTGGGGGCGCTCGCCGAACCCGCGGTGGAGCGGCTGGTCGCCCCGCTGCTGGAGACGGCCGGGCTGCCGTACGCCGCGAGCCACCTGATCGCCTTCCTCTTCGCGCTCGCGTTGGTGGTGTTCCTGCACCTGGTGGTGGGGGAGATGGCGCCGAAGTCGTGGGCGATCACCCATCCTGAGCGGTCGGCGCTGCTGCTGGCGCTGCCGTTCCGGGCGTTCGCCTGGGTGTCGCGGCCGATCCTGTCCGGGTTGAACGCCATCGCCAACGCGGTGCTGCGGCTGTTCCGGGTCGAGCCGCAGGACCAGCTCGCCCAGGTGCACGGTCCGGAGGAGCTACGGATCCTGCTGGAGCAGTCCCGGGAGCACGGGCTGCTCCCACCGGACCAGCACGAGTTGCTGGCGAAGATGCTCCAGCTGGAGCGGACCACGGTCAGCGACGTGATGCAGCCGGTGCACCAGGTCGTGTCGGTGGTCTCGACCGACACCGCCGACCGGATCGAGGAGCAGTCCCGGGGCAGTGGCCGGTCCCGGCTGGTGGTCTTCGGCGACCAGGGCGCACCCGTGGGCATCGTGCACGTCCGCGACGCGGTGCGGGCCAACACGGTCGGTGGGCTGACCACCGCCGAGGCGTTGATGAGCCGACCGTTCACCCTGCCGGCGAGTGCCACGGTGACCGAGGCGGTCGCCGCGATGCGGGCCGATCAGGCACAGCTCGCCCTGGTCACCAACGGTTCCGGGGCGGACCGGCCGATCGGTTTCGTCGCTTTGGAGGACCTGTTGGAGGAGGTCATCGGCGAGTTCGACGACGAGACCGACACCGTTCCCCGGGGCCGACGGATGCGGTGA
- a CDS encoding hemolysin family protein produces MLIVFGVLLITVLTVATGYFVAQEFGYVAVDRGKLRTMAEHGDAAAERALRVTSRLSFMLSGAQLGITVTALLVGYVAEPYLGAGLSDLLGGVGVPPAASLTISVALALVISTVVQMVLGELAPKNLALARAVPLARALSRSTLIYLAVAGPLIRLFDIAANRLLRRVGIDPIEELPSGATAEDLGQIIAESRQEGHLDSAMSMLLDRGLHFRQLTAGEAMVPRVDVHAVRVDAPVTDLVDLLETGHSRFPVYGADGVDDVVGIASIADVLTVPPAQRATTTVAAVLVPPLLVPDTLALPAVLDRLRKGHRQLACVVDEYGGFAGVISLEDIAEELVGPIRDEDDPPEPAPARQEDGSWLVPARWRIDEVADTTGVELPTAPEYDTLSGLVMRELGRVPVVGDRISISLDDTGAVNGDRTGRRAVLQVLSVDRHVADSVRLEVVV; encoded by the coding sequence GTGTTGATCGTGTTCGGCGTACTTCTGATCACGGTGCTGACCGTCGCGACCGGCTATTTCGTCGCCCAGGAGTTCGGCTATGTCGCCGTCGACCGGGGCAAGCTGCGGACGATGGCGGAGCACGGCGACGCCGCCGCCGAGCGGGCGCTGCGGGTGACCAGCCGACTGTCGTTCATGTTGTCCGGTGCCCAGCTGGGGATCACGGTGACCGCGCTGTTGGTCGGCTACGTCGCCGAACCGTACCTCGGCGCGGGACTGTCCGACCTGCTCGGCGGGGTGGGGGTGCCGCCGGCGGCGAGCCTGACCATCTCCGTGGCGCTCGCCCTGGTCATCTCTACCGTGGTGCAGATGGTGCTCGGCGAGTTGGCGCCGAAGAACCTCGCGCTGGCCCGCGCCGTACCGCTGGCCCGGGCGCTCAGTCGGTCGACGTTGATCTATCTTGCCGTGGCGGGTCCGCTGATCCGGCTGTTCGACATCGCCGCCAACCGGCTGCTGCGCCGCGTCGGCATCGACCCGATCGAGGAGCTGCCCAGTGGGGCGACGGCCGAGGACCTGGGCCAGATCATCGCCGAGTCACGGCAGGAGGGCCACCTCGACTCGGCCATGTCCATGCTGCTCGACCGGGGTCTGCATTTTCGCCAGCTGACCGCCGGCGAGGCGATGGTGCCCCGGGTCGACGTCCACGCGGTGCGGGTCGACGCGCCTGTCACCGACCTGGTCGACCTGTTGGAGACCGGGCACTCCCGATTTCCCGTGTACGGGGCCGACGGCGTCGACGACGTGGTGGGCATCGCCAGCATCGCCGACGTGCTCACCGTACCGCCGGCGCAGCGCGCCACCACGACGGTCGCTGCGGTGTTGGTCCCGCCGCTGCTGGTGCCCGACACCCTCGCGCTGCCGGCGGTGCTGGACCGGCTCCGCAAGGGACACCGCCAGTTGGCGTGCGTGGTCGACGAGTACGGCGGCTTCGCCGGGGTCATCAGCCTGGAGGACATCGCGGAGGAACTCGTCGGCCCGATCCGGGACGAGGACGATCCGCCGGAGCCGGCGCCCGCCCGGCAGGAGGACGGATCCTGGCTGGTGCCGGCCCGTTGGCGGATTGACGAGGTCGCCGACACCACCGGCGTCGAGCTGCCGACCGCCCCGGAGTACGACACCTTGTCCGGACTGGTGATGCGAGAGCTGGGCCGGGTGCCGGTGGTCGGCGACCGCATCTCGATCAGCCTGGACGACACCGGCGCGGTCAACGGCGACCGGACCGGCCGGCGGGCGGTGCTGCAGGTGTTGTCCGTCGACCGGCACGTCGCCGACTCGGTGCGGTTGGAAGTGGTCGTGTGA
- the mnhG gene encoding monovalent cation/H(+) antiporter subunit G: protein MNTVSDLLAGAFLISGALLSLAASIGLLRFPDVASRMHAATKPQVLGLLLVLTGVALRLSSGTELATLLLIAIFQMATAPVAAHIICRAAYRADLVRPDLLIADEAAAMRDDPAGTSDGPVTRATGSTDSRDPAV, encoded by the coding sequence GTGAACACGGTGTCCGACCTGCTCGCCGGCGCTTTCCTGATCTCCGGCGCCCTGCTCAGCCTGGCCGCCAGTATCGGTCTGCTGCGATTTCCCGATGTCGCGTCGCGGATGCACGCCGCGACCAAACCGCAGGTCCTCGGCCTGCTGCTGGTGCTGACCGGGGTGGCGTTGCGGCTGTCCAGCGGCACCGAACTGGCGACTCTGCTGCTGATCGCGATCTTCCAGATGGCCACCGCTCCGGTGGCGGCACACATCATCTGCCGGGCCGCCTACCGGGCCGATCTGGTTCGCCCGGATCTGCTGATCGCCGACGAGGCGGCGGCGATGCGCGACGACCCGGCCGGGACGAGCGACGGTCCGGTGACCAGGGCGACCGGGTCGACGGACAGCCGCGATCCGGCGGTCTGA